From Weissella diestrammenae, a single genomic window includes:
- a CDS encoding YdcF family protein, protein MMLQNEFEQFNQLGHLNLVMPIILGLLALFGVLFYQSYRKNRVRLLNGYLASIIMMLLGVLVTVSLLMLRNPVFFSVWVVLLVILLIVLTIIFSLLYLILIINGLLMWYRESLNLANSLTLILGVALVIYPLIIDGLQRILPQWLMLMLNLAEGLLLTYFVVNFLAFMLSFLLLRLTRPKFDKDYIIVLGAGLINGREVSNLLASRIQRGIDFANRQISATGKTPYLILSGGQGGDEAIAEGLAMQAYVLEHQLYDADYILPETASKNTLENMLFSKQLMTSRNIKVDKGVFATSDYHVYRATGYALFAGLNISGLGAKTRKYFIPSALIREYIAILMQHKRFHLIMVIMILLIAIVVGVFTGYYTYWR, encoded by the coding sequence ATGATGTTGCAAAACGAATTTGAACAATTCAATCAGTTAGGACATCTCAATCTGGTTATGCCAATCATATTAGGTTTATTAGCCCTTTTTGGTGTGCTGTTTTATCAATCATATCGAAAAAATCGGGTACGTTTGTTAAATGGGTATTTGGCTAGCATCATTATGATGTTACTAGGTGTTTTAGTTACCGTTAGTTTGCTAATGTTGCGAAATCCGGTTTTCTTTAGCGTTTGGGTAGTTTTGCTGGTCATTCTATTGATTGTGCTAACCATCATTTTCAGTTTGCTCTACTTAATATTGATTATTAATGGTTTATTGATGTGGTACCGCGAATCCTTAAATCTTGCGAACAGCTTGACATTAATTCTCGGGGTGGCCTTGGTGATCTATCCGTTAATTATTGATGGGTTGCAAAGAATCTTACCACAGTGGCTGATGTTGATGCTTAATTTAGCAGAAGGGTTATTATTGACGTATTTTGTGGTTAATTTCTTGGCGTTTATGTTGTCATTTCTTTTGTTACGTTTGACCCGTCCTAAATTTGATAAAGATTATATCATTGTCTTAGGCGCAGGATTAATTAATGGCCGGGAGGTGTCAAATTTATTAGCGTCACGTATCCAACGCGGGATTGATTTTGCGAATCGACAAATTTCAGCCACTGGAAAAACACCTTATTTGATCTTATCCGGTGGGCAAGGTGGGGATGAGGCAATAGCAGAAGGATTGGCCATGCAAGCGTATGTATTAGAACATCAACTCTATGACGCGGATTATATCTTACCGGAGACCGCGTCAAAAAACACCTTAGAAAATATGCTTTTCTCAAAACAACTTATGACATCAAGAAATATAAAGGTTGACAAAGGTGTCTTTGCAACGAGTGATTATCATGTTTATCGGGCGACAGGTTATGCCTTGTTTGCAGGATTAAATATTAGTGGTCTGGGTGCCAAAACACGTAAGTATTTTATTCCTTCAGCACTAATCCGTGAGTACATTGCAATTTTGATGCAACATAAACGGTTTCATCTCATAATGGTTATTATGATATTATTGATAGCTATCGTTGTGGGTGTGTTTACCGGTTATTATACGTATTGG